In one window of Mesoplodon densirostris isolate mMesDen1 chromosome 4, mMesDen1 primary haplotype, whole genome shotgun sequence DNA:
- the MOK gene encoding MAPK/MAK/MRK overlapping kinase isoform X3 yields the protein MYQLCKSLDHMHRNGIFHRDVKPENILIKQDVLKLGDFGSCRSIHSKQPYTEYISTRWYRAPECLLTDGFYTYKMDLWSAGCVLYEMASLQPLFPGANELDQISRIHDVIGTPAGKTLTKFKGSRAMSFDFTFKKGSGIPLLTASLSPQCLSLLHAMVAYDPDERITAHQALRHPYFREQRAAEKQALARPRRKASALCPERLVARELLSNNRQPAQEGSKQKQPPKQEEDHPRRHGPAYVMALPKLKLSGVTKQPSYSSPALQSVFAPGATQKLPVLRPLKCVGPNQKTDTQKDIQPNLKQYRLPPVERRGGGY from the exons ATGTACCAGTTGTGTAAATCCCTTGATCACATGCACAG aaatggaatatttcacaGAGATGTAAAaccagaaaatatattaataaag CAGGATGTCCTGAAATTAGGGGACTTTGGTTCCTGCCGGAGTATCCATTCTAAGCAGCCGTACACGGAATACATCTCCACCCGCTGGTACCGGGCCCCAGAGTGTCTCCTCACTGATGGCTTCTACACCTACAAGATGGACCTGTGGAGCGCGGGCTGCGTGCTCTACGAGATGGCCAG CCTGCAGCCCCTCTTCCCCGGAGCCAACGAGCTGGACCAGATCTCGAGGATCCACGACGTCATTGGCACGCCTGCTGGGAAGACCCTCACCAAGTTCAAAGG GTCGAGAGCTATGAgttttgattttacttttaaaaagggaTCAGGAATACCTTTACTGACAGCCAGTTTGTCCCCGCAATGCCTCTCCCTCCTGCACGCAATGGTGGCCTATGATCCCGATGAGAGAATCACTGCCCACCAGGCCCTGCGGCACCCCTACTTCCGAGAACAGAG GGCAGCTGAGAAGCAGGCTCTGGCCAGGCCCAGGAGGAAGGCCTCCGCTCTCTGCCCCGAGCGTCTGGTGGCACGGGAACTACTCAGTAACAACCGGCAGCCGGCTCAGGAGGGCAGCAAGCAG AAACAGCCCCCAAAGCAAGAGGAGGACCATCCCAGGAGACACGGACCAGCCTACGTGATGGCACTGCCCAAACTCAAGCTGTCAGGAGTGACCAAGCAGCCCTCGTACTCCAGCCCAGCGCTGCAGTCAGTGTTTGCCCCCGGAGCGACCCAGAAGTTGCCGGTGCTGAGACCCCTGAAGTGTGTTGGCCCAAACCAGAAG acagacacacagaaggaCATCCAGCCTAACCTGAAGCAGTACCGCCTGCCCCCGGTAGAGCGGAGAGGTGGAGGCTACTGA